A portion of the Kazachstania africana CBS 2517 chromosome 2, complete genome genome contains these proteins:
- the TCP1 gene encoding chaperonin-containing T-complex alpha subunit TCP1 (similar to Saccharomyces cerevisiae TCP1 (YDR212W); ancestral locus Anc_8.422) has protein sequence MAQLFNNSRSDTLFLGGEKISGDDIRNQNVLAAMAVANVVKSSLGPVGLDKMLVDDIGDFTVTNDGATILSLLDVQHPAGKILVELAQQQDREIGDGTTSVVIIASELLKKANELVKNKIHPTTIITGYRLALKEAIRFINEVLSLSVESLGKETLVNIAKTSMSSKIIGADSEFFSNMVVDALLAVKTQNSKGEVKYPVKAVNILKAHGKSAKDSMLVQGYALNCTVASQAMPKHISGGNVKIACLDLNLQKARMAMGVQINIDDPEQLEQIRKREAGIVLERVKKIIESGAQVVLTTKGIDDLCLKEFAEAKIMAVRRCKKEDLRRIARATGATLVSSMSNLEGDETFESSYLGTCQEVVQAKFSDDECILIKGTAKHSSSSVILRGPNDYSLDEMERSLHDSLCVVKRTLESGHVVPGGGCVEAALNIYLDNFATTVGSREQLAIAEFASALLVIPKTLAVNAAKDSSELIAKLRSYHAASQLAKPEDSKKRKYKNYGLDLIKGKIVDEVHAGVLEPTVSKIKSLKSALEACVAILRIDTMINVDPEPPKEDPHDH, from the coding sequence ATGGCTCAATTGTTCAATAATTCACGTTCAGATACTCTTTTCCTGGGTGGTGAAAAAATCAGTGGTGATGATATTCGTAATCAAAACGTTTTAGCTGCTATGGCGGTGGCCAACGTTGTCAAATCATCACTTGGTCCAGTTGGTTTGGATAAAATGTTGGTGGACGATATTGGTGATTTTACTGTCACAAATGATGGTGCCACCATTTTATCATTGTTGGATGTCCAGCATCCAGCTGGGAAAATTCTAGTTGAGTTAGCACAACAACAAGATCGTGAAATTGGTGATGGGACCACTAGTGTTGTAATTATCGCATCGGAactattgaagaaagctAACGAATTAGTAAAAAATAAGATTCATCCAACTACTATCATCACTGGTTACAGACTTGCGTTGAAAGAGGCGATTCGTTTCATCAACGAAGTTTTATCATTAAGTGTCGAATCTTTAGGCAAAGAAACTTTAGTCAACATAGCGAAGACAAGTATGTCATCGAAAATTATTGGTGCTgattctgaattttttagTAATATGGTTGTTGATGCATTATTAGCTGTTAAGactcaaaattcaaaaggtGAGGTGAAATATCCTGTTAAAGCTGTGAATATCTTGAAAGCCCATGGTAAGTCAGCTAAAGATTCCATGTTAGTACAAGGTTATGCTTTGAACTGTACTGTGGCATCTCAAGCCATGCCTAAGCATATCTCAGGTGGTAATGTTAAAATTGCCTGTTTAGATTTAAATTTACAGAAAGCTCGTATGGCCATGGGTGTGCAAATTAATATTGACGACCCAGAACAATTAGAACAAATTCGTAAGCGTGAAGCAGGCATTGTATTAGAAAGAGTCAAGAAGATAATTGAATCAGGTGCACAGGTGGTTTTAACAACAAAGGgtattgatgatttatGTCTTAAAGAGTTTGCAGAGGCTAAGATAATGGCTGTCAGACGTTGTAAAAAGGAAGATTTAAGAAGAATCGCACGCGCTACTGGTGCTACATTGGTCAGCTCCATGTCTAACTTGGAAGGTGatgaaacttttgaatCTAGTTATTTAGGAACATGTCAAGAAGTTGTTCAAGCCAAAttttctgatgatgaatgTATTTTAATTAAAGGAACCGCAAAacattcttcatcatcagtgATCTTACGTGGTCCAAACGATTATTCATTAGATGAAATGGAACGTTCATTACACGATTCGTTATGCGTTGTAAAGAGAACTTTAGAAAGCGGTCATGTCGTTCCAGGTGGTGGTTGTGTGGAAGCTGCgttgaatatatatttagaCAATTTTGCGACAACGGTTGGTTCACGTGAGCAATTGGCAATTGCAGAATTTGCATCTGCATTACTGGTAATTCCAAAGACATTAGCTGTGAATGCAGCAAAGGATTCTAGTGAATTGATTGCAAAATTGAGATCTTACCATGCGGCAAGTCAATTAGCCAAACCGGAGGATTCCAAAAAGAGGAAATACAAGAATTATGGTTTAGATTTGATTAAGGGTAAGATTGTTGATGAAGTTCATGCTGGTGTCTTGGAGCCAACTGTAAGTAAGATCAAATCATTGAAGTCTGCATTGGAAGCATGCGTTGCGATTCTTAGAATTGATACTATGATCAATGTTGATCCAGAACCTCCAAAGGAAGATCCACATGACCACTAA
- the GCD6 gene encoding translation initiation factor eIF2B catalytic subunit epsilon (similar to Saccharomyces cerevisiae GCD6 (YDR211W); ancestral locus Anc_8.420) encodes MTGRKGKTSSKKKNAGSNSKKNEVDVDDRLQAVVLTDSFESRFMPLTAKKPRCLLPLANVPLIEYTLEFLATAGVDEVYLSCSSHANQINNYIENSKWNSPWSPFRITTIMSPEARSVGDVMRDLDNRGIITGDFLLVSGDIVTNMDFNKMLAVHKKVHSLDKDHIATMCLSEATQYCTTRTFDPAAFVLEKNNNRCIYYQDLPSINSKEKTAVQIDPELLENVDEFVLRNDLIDCRIDICTPHVPPIFQENFDYQTLRTDFVKGVISSDILGKHIYAYITDEYVSRVESWQSYNTISQDYVGRWCYPLVLDSNMQSDQTYSYESRHIYKEEHVVLAQSCKIGRNTVIGSGSKIGEGTTIENSIIGRNCQIGEGIKIKDCYIWENTIIGDNSTLEHSIIASGAKLGEKVILNDGCIIGFNVIIDDDMIIPKGTKISDTPVKNLQASIFEIESDEEQEDAVNEVNNDSELALSLVGSNGHGYIYDSDITEDEDDSSNAYKISNTLTHQLEEFYLSDASISSTRKRSKKKRSMSSNSVYTDREDVGSDFDDEDENEDFEEEGVATVERALENNHDLDTALLELNTLRMSMNVTYHEVRMVTVKALLKRVYHFIATQTLGPKDATVKVFSQWGLFFKRQAFDEDEFIDLMDIVMDEIIEQGIAKPDVVLFSVLNTLYDLDVLEEDIIYKWWDNGSESSKYDEIKTLTAKWVDWLRTADEESSSDENADEE; translated from the coding sequence ATGACCGGGAGAAAAGGTAAAACAAGttccaaaaagaaaaatgctGGTtcaaattccaaaaaaaatgaagttgatGTCGATGATCGTTTACAGGCAGTGGTATTGACCGATTCTTTCGAATCAAGATTCATGCCTTTGACTGCCAAAAAACCTAGATGTTTATTACCCCTGGCCAACGTTCCTTTAATTGAGTATactcttgaatttttagcTACCGCTGGAGTCGATGAAGTGTATTTAAGTTGTTCATCGCATGcaaatcaaatcaataattacattgaaaattcaaaatggaATTCACCTTGGTCTCCTTTTAGAATCACAACAATTATGTCACCTGAGGCAAGGTCGGTAGGTGATGTCATGAGAGATTTAGATAATAGAGGTATTATAACGGGCGATTTTTTACTAGTAAGTGGTGATATCGTGACAAATATGgatttcaacaaaatgTTAGCCGTCCACAAGAAGGTGCATTCGTTAGACAAAGATCACATTGCCACAATGTGTTTGAGTGAAGCCACTCAATATTGTACAACTAGAACTTTTGATCCAGCAGCTTTTGTTCTCGAGAAGAACAATAATAGATGCATCTATTATCAAGATTTACCCTCAATTAACTCGAAAGAGAAAACGGCTGTTCAGATAGATCCCgaattattagaaaacGTGGATGAATTTGTATTAAGAAACGATTTAATTGATTGTAGAATTGATATCTGCACTCCACATGTTCcaccaatttttcaagaaaattttgattacCAAACTCTTAGAACAGATTTCGTGAAAGGTGTCATCTCAAGTGATATTTTGGGAAAGCATATTTATGCGTATATTACGGATGAATATGTCTCCAGAGTCGAAAGCTGGCAATCTTACAATACGATTTCACAGGACTATGTAGGAAGATGGTGTTATCCTCTAGTTCTAGACTCAAATATGCAAAGCGATCAAACGTACTCTTATGAGTCAAGACATATTTATAAAGAAGAACATGTTGTTTTGGCACAATCTTGtaaaattggaagaaatacAGTTATTGGTTCTGGATCTAAAATAGGCGAAGGAACTACAATAGAAAATTCTATTATTGGAAGAAACTGTCAAATTGGCGAGGgtatcaaaatcaaagattGTTATATTTGGGAAAATACCATTATTGGTGATAATAGTACCCTGGAACATTCAATCATTGCTTCGGGTGCCAAGTTGGGAGAAAAAgtcattttgaatgatgGTTGTATTATTGGATTCAACGTTATAATCGATGATGATATGATCATTCCAAAAGGCACAAAGATCTCTGATACTCCCGTTAAAAATCTACAAGCCtcgatttttgaaatagaaaGTGACGAGGAACAAGAAGATGCTGTGAATGAGGTAAATAATGACAGTGAACTAGCTTTGTCATTGGTAGGTTCCAATGGTCATGGCTACATCTATGACAGTGACATtactgaagatgaagacgatTCGTCCAATGCTTACAAAATTTCCAATACTTTGACTCATCAACTGGAAGAATTTTATCTGAGTGATGCGTCGATATCTTCCACTAGAAAGAGAtctaagaagaaaaggagTATGTCCTCGAATAGTGTGTATACTGACAGAGAGGACGTTGGATCCGACTTCGACGACGAAGATGagaatgaagattttgaagaagaaggtgtTGCAACTGTTGAAAGAGCATTAGAAAACAATCACGATTTGGATACAGCATTATTGGAACTAAACACTCTAAGAATGAGTATGAATGTTACCTATCATGAGGTCAGAATGGTTACAGTGAAGGCGTTATTGAAAAGGGTTTACCATTTCATTGCTACACAAACATTAGGTCCTAAAGATGCTACAGTCAAAGTTTTTAGCCAATGGGggttatttttcaaaagacaggcatttgatgaagatgagtTTATTGATTTAATGGATATCGTAATGGACGAGATCATAGAACAAGGTATTGCAAAACCAGACGTGGTCCTCTTCAGTGTGCTAAACACATTATATGACCTGGATGTCctagaagaagatataaTCTACAAATGGTGGGATAACGGGTCCGAAAGTTCCAAATACGATGAAATAAAGACCTTAACCGCCAAGTGGGTCGACTGGCTGAGAACTGCAGATGAGGAATCATCCAGTGACGAAAATGCAGATGAAGAATAA
- the KAFR0B06300 gene encoding uncharacterized protein: MRVPHLLLGLLAIATNASCDHMQEPALARNNTDTANYNRITTLLHAGYDFADAVAEVWPGHNFTLSSTVIARGTPASVANATLEAMGSNWYLQGGPGYEVDLPAIINLAWEYGESVRTQHSLSKRDADVAAGEYAKSLLENVMDPAELSPLSLTVRDSNTGQCMNSYWRNFTNMVQRVYDKIDPKIIAIAKQWSWTTFKTVACDLPGWVNMGISLEQYFRSASQKAQCGGSTTIHALKARDGSTLQWCVGVSAYKVDGENCDTTANYGIIAANFAQLSAKVNSIDGTSWCTHFDHYGTWRMDARVALVEEMSDCGQNLWDIPCPGYKDGRS; the protein is encoded by the coding sequence ATGAGGGTTCCACATCTATTATTAGGACTGCTCGCTATAGCCACGAACGCCTCTTGCGATCACATGCAAGAGCCGGCATTGGCTAGAAATAACACTGACACAGCTAACTATAATAGGATTACCACCCTCCTACATGCAGGGTACGACTTCGCTGACGCAGTAGCTGAAGTATGGCCGGGCCATAACTTTACTCTGAGTTCCACAGTTATAGCCAGGGGCACACCTGCAAGTGTAGCCAATGCGACGTTAGAAGCTATGGGCAGCAACTGGTACCTTCAAGGTGGGCCGGGGTACGAGGTCGATTTACCGGCTATAATCAACTTGGCCTGGGAATACGGTGAATCGGTGAGGACGCAGCATTCTTTGTCTAAACGAGACGCGGACGTGGCAGCAGGTGAGTACGCTAAGTCCCTGCTAGAAAACGTGATGGACCCAGCTGAACTCTCTCCACTGTCCCTTACAGTGCGTGACTCAAACACAGGCCAGTGTATGAATAGTTACTGGCGTAATTTTACTAACATGGTACAGCGCGTTTATGATAAGATTGACCCCAAAATTATCGCTATTGCCAAGCAGTGGTCTTGGACGACATTTAAGACAGTGGCATGTGACCTACCTGGGTGGGTCAACATGGGTATATCGTTGGAGCAATATTTCCGGAGTGCATCACAGAAGGCCCAGTGTGGTGGCAGCACGACAATACATGCTCTTAAAGCACGAGATGGGAGCACATTACAATGGTGTGTGGGTGTGTCAGCATATAAAGTGGATGGAGAAAATTGTGACACGACAGCCAACTACGGCATCATCGCGGCAAACTTTGCCCAGTTGTCGGCCAAGGTTAATAGCATTGACGGGACGTCATGGTGCACTCATTTTGACCACTACGGTACATGGAGGATGGACGCCAGAGTAGCTCTGGTAGAGGAAATGTCCGACTGTGGACAGAATCTATGGGATATACCTTGTCCTGGCTACAAAGACGGCCGGTCTTAA
- the AHA1 gene encoding Aha1p (similar to Saccharomyces cerevisiae AHA1 (YDR214W); ancestral locus Anc_8.424), with the protein MVVNNPNNWHWVDKNCIGWARNYFNEHLVGLSTGSQDNDKEYCEITAVSSVEGDCEVNQRKGKVISLFDLQIVLMIKGFVDNDNEFEGSISIPEVAFDSSRDDYQFEISVYKETSKLNEIKPVIRANLLPQLRQMFQNFGQDLLITHGNDIQVPEEQVKSQFTKANQQESFAKVEKSPSAGAVATSSSPSVTGSAISSSADNKAKKFTSRSISNTSTIHLEPSFNVPAFELFNTFIDKERILIWSKSAIREHNDESNGSQYLMVGDKFDLFDGNISNELLESKLGEKLVMKWRLKDWNTNQWSTIKMEFHESNEFNETKLQITWSGIPVGEEDRVRSNFENYYVRPMKLIFGFGVVL; encoded by the coding sequence ATGGTCGTTAATAACCCAAATAATTGGCACTGGGTAGATAAGAACTGTATTGGCTGGGCCAGAAACTACTTCAATGAACATTTAGTTGGTTTGAGTACAGGCAGCCAAGATAATGACAAAGAATATTGTGAAATTACAGCTGTTTCCTCTGTAGAAGGTGATTGTGAAGTGAACCAACGTAAGGGAAAGGTAATTTCTCTATTTGATTTACAGATTGTCCTAATGATCAAGGGTTTTGTTGATAATGacaatgaatttgaaggcAGTATCAGTATACCCGAGGTTGCATTTGATTCTTCTAGGGATgattatcaatttgaaatatcagtATACAAGGAGACTAGTAAATTAAACGAGATTAAGCCTGTCATTAGAGCCAACTTGCTTCCACAATTGAGACAAATGTTTCAGAACTTTGGCCAAGATTTGTTAATCACGCATGGGAATGACATTCAAGTGCCAGAAGAACAAGTGAAATCCCAATTTACAAAGGCCAATCAGCAGGAAAGTTTTGCAAAAGTGGAAAAGTCTCCAAGTGCAGGAGCTGTGGCCACGAGTAGTAGTCCAAGTGTAACCGGCAGTGCTATATCCAGCAGTGCTGATAACaaagcaaaaaaattcaCTTCTCGAAGTATCAGTAACACTAGTACTATTCATTTGGAACCTTCATTTAACGTACCAGCATTTGAGCTTTTCAATACCTTCATCGATAAAGAACGTATACTCATTTGGAGTAAATCAGCAATCAGAGAACATAATGATGAATCAAATGGTTCTCAATATCTAATGGTGGGGGACAAgtttgatttatttgatgGCAATATCTCGAATGAATTGCTTGAATCGAAACTAGGTGAAAAACTGGTGATGAAATGGAGATTGAAAGATTGGAATACTAACCAGTGGTCTACTATTAAGATGGAATTCCATGAATcaaatgaattcaatgaaactAAATTACAGATCACATGGAGCGGCATTCCAGTAGGTGAAGAAGATAGAGTTCGTTCCAACTTCGAAAACTACTATGTAAGACCAATGAAACTCATTTTTGGTTTTGGTGTTGTCCTATAG
- the CDC42 gene encoding Rho family GTPase CDC42 (similar to Saccharomyces cerevisiae CDC42 (YLR229C); ancestral locus Anc_8.421) — translation MQTLKCVVVGDGAVGKTCLLISYTTNQFPADYVPTVFDNYAVTVMIGDEPYTLGLFDTAGQEDYDRLRPLSYPSTDVFLVCFSVISPPSFENVKEKWFPEVHHHCPGVPCLVVGTQIDLRDDKVIIEKLQRQRLRPISPEQGERLARELRAVKYVECSALTQRGLKNVFDEAIVAALEPPVIKKSKKCTIL, via the coding sequence ATGCAAACTCTAAAATGTGTCGTTGTGGGCGATGGTGCTGTTGGTAAGACTTGTCTTCTAATTTCGTACACTACGAATCAATTTCCGGCTGATTACGTTCCAACAGTTTTTGATAATTATGCGGTAACCGTCATGATTGGTGACGAACCATATACGTTAGGTTTATTCGATACAGCAGGACAAGAAGATTATGATAGATTAAGACCACTTTCGTATCCATCCACCGATGTCTTCTTAGTTTGTTTCAGTGTCATTTCCCCACCCTCTTTCGAGAATGTTAAAGAGAAGTGGTTCCCAGAAGTACATCATCATTGTCCTGGCGTACCTTGTCTAGTTGTCGGCACCCAAATAGATCTAAGAGACGATAAAgttatcattgaaaaattacaaagacAGAGATTACGTCCAATTTCTCCGGAACAAGGTGAAAGATTAGCAAGGGAGCTAAGGGCGGTTAAATATGTTGAATGTTCTGCATTAACCCAGCGTGGtttaaaaaatgtttttGACGAAGCTATTGTTGCTGCTTTAGAACCACCTGTCATCAAGAAAAGCAAGAAATGTACTATTTTGTAA
- the UPC2 gene encoding Upc2p (similar to Saccharomyces cerevisiae UPC2 (YDR213W) and ECM22 (YLR228C); ancestral locus Anc_8.423), with protein sequence MKKKNNKKVVKSARENLTAAKQKEKVIELLEIDGKKVSKTSTGKRKFHNKSKTGCLNCKRRRVKCDETKPFCIKCTNMKLDCVYVTPLPNTNSDGTNNSNNSTNSNATGPIVKYVTRKEDGTIETTEASTATPVVSDSSNGTPSTRKAKNTTRVKLENESPQNLTNNDTFNDFQAQFLRKNPEMATESALFTAMSNNNTTNNSFSSGSDPIVPLLGSAFNNNNIANTINSRTNTNLLTNFNNNGVASLPSTNFLNQSPNNNNNINNNILSNERNQSIDFSTSPTSLYLTPVLNNNTTVPSPKKVISGPDHTHQQLQYQLYQQLQLQQHQQLQLQQNENLQLQQQVLQQQQQQLLQQFLNQNQGQTQNNSSHSNIAARLQSMNEQSIIPSQININHKSSSTFNNENTISLQEDALSQLDKLGLNLKMLGNLPTAGIGGIQYDFNELLGMKVNTKTGNTINNEGNNGTRAAKASSAREILTDMQQQHERATREKQEYAKGKDNLNPNLNDIATAISTSQSLPSIYSINNETINSETPTNNDHENSDSSISQLLKLSTKANLNLIDMKLFHHYCSVVCSTITSAQFSTPEVWSKDVPELAFIYPFLMHSLLAFSATHLSRTESGLEQYVSSHRLDALKLLREAVMEISDENTDALVASALILIMDSLANASTSTTNTMSPSAWIFHVKGAATILTAVWPLNENSRFYDLISVDLSDLGNVITSNNSKDSTGMTELVCFDESISDLYPVEINSPYLITLAYLDKLNKEVNESDFILRIFAFPALLDKTFLALLMTGDLNAMRIMRCYYKLLRGYTMKVKDNVWFLEGVSQVLPQDVDEYSGGGGMHMMLDFLGGGLPSMTTTNLSDFI encoded by the coding sequence atgaagaagaagaacaacaaGAAAGTTGTTAAATCGGCTAGGGAAAACTTAACTGCTGCAAAACAGAAGGAAAAAGTTATCGAATTGTTGGAGATAGATGGTAAGAAAGTCAGTAAAACTTCAACGGGGAAAAGAAAGTTCCataataaatcaaagaCTGGCTGTCTAAATTGTAAAAGAAGGAGGGTCAAATGTGATGAAACTAAGCCGTTTTGCATAAAATGtacaaatatgaaattaGACTGTGTGTACGTAACACCACTACCAAATACAAATTCGGATGGTACCAATAACAGCAACAATAGTACCAATTCTAATGCGACAGGACCCATTGTTAAATATGTCACTAGAAAAGAGGATGGGACTATCGAAACAACAGAGGCATCCACTGCAACTCCTGTAGTTtcagattcttcaaatggtACACCATCAACAAGAAAAGCTAAAAATACCACGAGAGttaaattagaaaatgaatcaCCTCAAAATTTAACTAATAATGATACATTTAATGACTTTCAGGCGCAATTTTTACGGAAAAATCCAGAAATGGCTACTGAGTCGGCACTTTTCACTGCAATGAGCAATAATAACACTACAAACAATAGTTTTAGTAGTGGGTCGGATCCTATAGTACCATTGCTGGGTTCTGCAttcaataacaataatatcGCCAACACTATAAATAGCAGGACTAACACAAATTTGTtaacaaattttaataacaATGGTGTTGCTTCATTACcatcaacaaattttctaaaCCAGTcaccaaataataataataatattaacaataacatactttcaaatgaaagaaaCCAAAGCatagatttttcaacaagTCCCACATCCCTATATCTAACTCCAGTCTTGAATAACAACACTACCGTCCCATCTCCCAAAAAAGTCATATCTGGGCCGGATCACACACATCAGCAGTTACAATACCAATTGTACCAACAACTACAATTACAACAACATCAACAATTACAActtcaacaaaatgaaaatctGCAATTGCAACAACAAGTATtacaacagcaacaacagcaactgttacaacaatttttaaatcaaaatcaaggtCAAActcaaaataatagtaGTCATTCAAACATAGCTGCACGACTTCAATCAATGAATGAACAAAGTATCATACCTTCGcaaattaatattaatcATAAGAGCTCATCGAccttcaataatgaaaatactATATCTTTACAAGAAGATGCACTTTCACAATTGGATAAACTTGGCTTGAACTTAAAAATGTTAGGAAATTTACCAACAGCAGGTATTGGAGGAATACAAtatgatttcaatgaattgcTGGGAATGAAAGTGAACACCAAAACAGGCAATACCataaataatgaaggaAACAATGGTACAAGAGCTGCCAAAGCATCTTCTGCAAGAGAAATATTGACAGACATGCAACAACAGCATGAAAGAGCCACAAGAGAGAAACAAGAATATGCTAAAGGCAAAGACAATTTaaatccaaatttaaaCGACATTGCAACAGCAATATCTACAAGTCAGTCATTACCATCAATCTATTCAATTAATAACGAAACGATAAATTCAGAGACACCCACAAATAACGATCATGAAAATAGTGATAGTTCCATTAGccaattgttgaaattgtCAACTAAAGCCAATCTAAATTTGATCGATATGAAACTGTTTCACCATTATTGTTCTGTTGTATGTAGTACAATCACATCCGCACAATTTTCAACGCCGGAAGTTTGGAGTAAAGACGTTCCAGAATTGGCATTCATATATCCCTTTTTAATGCATTCTTTATTAGCTTTTAGTGCCACACATTTATCTAGAACTGAATCTGGCTTAGAACAATATGTTTCATCACACAGGCTGGATGCCTTAAAACTTTTAAGAGAAGCTGTAATGGAAATATCCGATGAAAATACAGACGCATTAGTTGCTAGTgcattgattttgattatgGACTCATTGGCTAATGCTTCCACATCAACAACCAATACAATGTCTCCTTCAGCATGGATTTTTCACGTGAAAGGTGCTGCCACTATCCTTACTGCAGTTTGGCCGCTCAATGAAAACTCAAGATTTTATGACTTGATTTCTGTGGACCTGAGTGACTTGGGAAATGTGATAACAAGTAACAACTCAAAGGACAGCACTGGTATGACAGAATTAGTTTGTTTTGATGAGAGTATATCTGATTTGTACCCCGTGGAGATAAATTCACCTTATCTAATCACGCTAGCGTATCTCGacaaattgaataaagagGTTAATGAATCTGACTTTATATTAAGAATATTTGCATTCCCAGCACTGCTGGACAAGACATTTTTAGCTCTGTTAATGACAGGAGACTTAAATGCAATGAGAATTATGAGATGCTATTATAAGTTACTAAGAGGATATACAATGAAAGTTAAGGACAACGTTTGGTTTTTGGAAGGGGTCTCACAAGTTCTCCCACAAGACGTCGATGAATATAGTGGTGGTGGGGGTATGCATATGATGTTAGATTTCCTTGGAGGCGGATTGCCATCGATGACGACTACAAATCTATCAGATTTTATATAA